CTAGATAATGCTACTAAGCTCAAACTTGAGATTACTTACTCTAGCTATACCTTACTTGCTGAACCTTCAACGCGTAAACATATTAAGAGGATTATCTAATGAAACTGCCTTACATATTTTGATATGCATCATAACTAATTAAGCTTACTTGAAGCTCGTCTTTATGGTATCTTTTCAGTGTAatagtagtttttttaaatataatctttACCTTTATAATGAATTTGGCGTTCACTTTTATtgcttataatattacttactgaatcaatacatatacttaataaaatagtCTGTGtgtgataataaaataactgcttataactgttattatttaagtaattaaaaaaaaattaatctgtTTGTTAGGGcttaaattctttaaataggctaaaatgtttattaaaatagaactttaattatttttttgattattacaCTTAATAGAAATTTCACTAAAGTAGAAAATAGAGAGGGTTGAATAGAAAGAAAAGAATAGGAAAGAAATAGTCAGGCTACTTTTATCACAGAACTCCTGTGTGATCTAGACTTGCGTGGGAAAAACCACGTCTTAACTAATGAATGCCAACCAGATAGCTGAAAaatcactattttttttctttattgggAATAAAGCTCACGCTGACAAAATCTCGAGCTTCAGCTAGTAATTATTAAGACTGAAAACGATGTGAACAATAAGCAATTATATATgcgtagaaataaaaaatatatattatcagTACATCCAATGACGCAGTCAAAAAGCAAACACAATCCCCCATTGTTCTCAGCAGGTCACCCAAATGCGTTCCGCTCGATCTATATTCATGCAACGTTCCTACCATTAGACGAGAACGCTAAATGCATGCCAACACGCAACAAGCAAAACGCTGCGatcgtattaaaaatatttattgcaatactgttttataaatacatacttaaatCTATATCACTTTAGGGCTGGATTTCGTTTACTTCGTTGTCCTGGGGGACTTTGATGTCTTCTTTTACCTCCTCACGTGCTGGCGCTTGGGTCGTCGGGGCCTCTGTCTTTTCTTCACCTTCAGAAGCTGTTGCAGTTGTCACTTCGGGGAGTTGTTCGACTTTATCGACATTATCGACCTTAGGTAGAGGTTCTACTGATACGTCGGGAGTTTCAACATTGTCGACATTTTCATCCTTGGCAACAGGCACCACTGGTGCATCGGGAGTTTCAACTTTGTCAACATTTTCAACCTTTGCCACTGGCTCCTCTGGTACAGCGGGAGATTCAACTTTATCAACATTTTCAACATTGGTAATAGGTTCCTCTGGCGCGATACgattttcaactttattaatattttcgacCTTAGCTAGAGGTTCTACTGGTGCATTTGGAACTTCAATCGTATCAACATTATCAGCTTTGGCACTCGGTTCCACGGGTGGTTCAAGATTTTCAACTTTATCAGCATTTTCGACCTTAGCTAAAGGTTCTACTGGCGTGTCAAAAGTTTCGATTTTATCAACATTTTCTGTCTTATCAACAGTTTCAACTGGGTCTGCACTAGCGACGGGTACAACAGGTTCTCTATCTTCTTTATCCTCTTTCAACGGCTTGCCACTTTCAACTATTGGCACTTCTCTATCAACAACCTTGTTCTTGTCATCGACACCATTCACAGGAGCGGTTACATCCAAATATCCATCGCTAGACAAAGTAGCAGTGACATCTGATGCACTAGCATTCAACGGAAGGCTGTACGTATGGAAGAATTGGCTCGCGAACAAGTCGTGGTCGTCATGCTTAGCCTCGTGCGCTCCTTGGACGAGGATGTAATCACCTTTCACTTTAACTTTCAGATCTTTCTTCTTGTAATCCTTAACGTTTACGATGACACGGAATTTGTCTTCGTCAATTTCGATCTTCGGTCCGATCTCCGCAAAACTTGAGAACAGTTTCGTTAGCGGCGCGAAGATGTTTCCGAAAGGTGGGAATCGGAACCAAGGCGATTGGTCTTCGAAGTCCGATTCAGTTATTGTTGTGATGGGGCGAGGGAAGTCGTCGCTGGCCGGGTAGGCCGCCGCGAGCGCGACGAGCGCGAAGAACGCAAAATACCGCGACATATTACTTATTTTAGTCGTACGTGCGTGCGTCTCGGGTATGGCATAAAAACTGCGGGCGGCGCGTGAGTGGAAGGCTATATACATCGCGCGGGGAGCGGGGTAGGCGCATCGCCGACCGCTGTGACGGCATTGTAGAGCTGTAACGTAGATGCGACAATTAACCTGGCTCCGGTTTTTTTCGTAAACATTGCACCTTTTGCGGAGTtcgttttgtttgtttcatgtaAATATTGTGGTTGAATCGCTTTCCGTAAACAAAAGCAATGGTTTCGTaagtcacaatatttttttcaaatatggcGGTTAACATGAGAGTGAAGTATTGCGTTAAAAGTTTTCctttattacatattatttacattagcTATTGCGCGAAACATTACATGCGgaaaatttgaaatataatattattctataaaatcACGAAGAAATCTAGAATTCATAAGAAATgacgatttttacataataaagtattgagcatttaaaaattaaattttattggcaTTTTCGGCGATaacaagaaataataaaaccctGGTTAACTTTATTGTGAAAAAACTCCAATGTATCGACGATTCAACACAGGtctttatactatatatacatacgactatatatatcataaaatatgttcattttcaaataaaagtagTTCGTACATTTCGGTTCGTTCGTATTTGATTGTACGTAGGTATAGCGCAATTATAATGTATAGGGAAACATTgacaaagaatacaataaggaaatgtaaaaataaaggaaataatagattaatttttCTAGCCTCCTCGAAAACCAATGAATTTAAGCGAAAAAGTCACCGAGATCCAACGACCCTTTATGCACTTTTCACGCGGAAAAATATCCTCAGAGAGGAGAGATTCGTCAATTGATGTTTtaagataatttaataattttaagtagtGTTTTTAGCGGAGAATAGATGATtatagttaataaattattatttagataatGAACTATAATTATTCAATGATCATT
This DNA window, taken from Bicyclus anynana chromosome 1, ilBicAnyn1.1, whole genome shotgun sequence, encodes the following:
- the LOC112054669 gene encoding heat shock protein 67B1-like; translated protein: MSRYFAFFALVALAAAYPASDDFPRPITTITESDFEDQSPWFRFPPFGNIFAPLTKLFSSFAEIGPKIEIDEDKFRVIVNVKDYKKKDLKVKVKGDYILVQGAHEAKHDDHDLFASQFFHTYSLPLNASASDVTATLSSDGYLDVTAPVNGVDDKNKVVDREVPIVESGKPLKEDKEDREPVVPVASADPVETVDKTENVDKIETFDTPVEPLAKVENADKVENLEPPVEPSAKADNVDTIEVPNAPVEPLAKVENINKVENRIAPEEPITNVENVDKVESPAVPEEPVAKVENVDKVETPDAPVVPVAKDENVDNVETPDVSVEPLPKVDNVDKVEQLPEVTTATASEGEEKTEAPTTQAPAREEVKEDIKVPQDNEVNEIQP